One window of Mesorhizobium loti R88b genomic DNA carries:
- a CDS encoding (2Fe-2S)-binding protein gives MTSLPITLTINGHRHELEVDPRVTLLDLLRERLDLTGTKKGCDRGQCGACTVLVDGKRINSCLALAVSHDGADVLTIEGVAHGEELHPVQAAFIAHDGFQCGFCTPGQIMSTLGLIAEGQAGDDPERIREGLSGNICRCAAYGGIVEAVLEAQEQLAKADRRTAA, from the coding sequence ATGACAAGCCTTCCCATCACGCTCACCATCAACGGCCACCGGCACGAACTGGAGGTCGATCCACGCGTCACCCTGCTCGACCTCTTGCGCGAGCGGCTTGATCTCACCGGCACCAAGAAAGGCTGCGACCGCGGCCAGTGCGGCGCCTGCACGGTGCTGGTCGACGGCAAGCGCATCAACTCCTGCCTGGCGCTGGCGGTCAGCCATGATGGCGCCGATGTCCTGACCATCGAAGGCGTCGCCCACGGCGAAGAACTGCATCCGGTGCAGGCCGCCTTCATCGCCCATGACGGCTTCCAATGCGGTTTCTGCACGCCCGGCCAGATCATGAGCACGCTCGGCCTGATCGCCGAGGGCCAGGCCGGCGACGATCCCGAACGCATCCGCGAGGGGCTGAGCGGCAACATATGCCGCTGCGCCGCCTATGGCGGCATCGTCGAGGCCGTCCTGGAAGCCCAGGAGCAACTTGCCAAAGCCGACCGGAGGACCGCGGCATGA